One region of Oryzias latipes chromosome 6, ASM223467v1 genomic DNA includes:
- the LOC101156813 gene encoding aggrecan core protein, producing the protein MTSLFLLFLSLPITMAMSTVSYDEMDGKLHVSIPVETPLRPLLGGKVMVPCYFQDNTVNDPGAPTISPLSHHIKWTFVTKEPRKMITILLASEGKVNVKPEYEDRVTMVNYPMVPTDASIELTELRSKDSGTYHCEVMQGMEDSYSSVDILVQGVVFHYRAITSRYTLTFEKAKAACIQNSAVIATPAQLQAAFDDGFQQCDAGWLSDQTVRYPIHEPRWRCFGDKESFPGVRTYGLRNVNETYDVYCFAEKLTGKVFYSTSVEKFSFYEAQDQCTKLGARLATTGELYLAWKDGMDVCSAGWLGDRSVRYPINVARPLCGGGLVGVRTVYLFPNQTGYPYPDYRYDAICFGTFSFSAEDLMLTTPPPGIFGLTGDPSPSSGTHEMKTGGVDILPIQPSPTDKKSEFGISIKHISSTGVVFHYRPITGRYTLTFMEAQQACRNIGAVIASPQQLQEAYENGLDQCDAGWVKDQTVRYPVVTPRKHCYGNLYTRPGVRSYGFRSATERYDVYCYVGGLNGEVFFASDYDSFSYEEAVQHCQSLNSTLATPGQLYAAWKQGFDKCNPGWLMDRSVRFPITIPKSQCGGGLVGVHTIHAFPNQTGFPDEHSRYDAYCFTAKIPVLLQNETSVNRTLIGDVINKTVIYNQFAFTEAPTSEPSFTNDTVGESGSTSTSGEDSGTGHNISFSGHTSGDSGDQSSSGGPQEAEGGSTVSFVPGVSGSGSASGSGIDSSSGSSGSVFTSGTGSGIGTGFGSGSGSKIGTGFGSGSGSGSRIGSGFGSGSGSGSGSGGFSGSGGFSGSGDSQIFFVDEEMVEVTKTPKPTEKELGKGGIDFSGGYFGTSGSGSGESSSSGSGDVSASGSGDSIFFIDHNGIDLTSHQSKEQEASGIDTSGSGFFSGSPRSFPSGTSSSGSASGQSPEPYPDIIYLTDDVLKVAATPRAHQEHTSGRVEVSGEGSGSAISHEVRGTLDISGSGVTPEKPADTSTYTEFSSTVDPSGSDVLSEAEHTEPPAYAVTPEVAYTSPTTKPSVLLATPAVMKMPDLIAGVQDCPEEWVEFGGSCYLRVEDRKTWSDAEQHCQEHNSHLVSISSQEEQHFINANSKDYHWIGLNDKDVQNDFRWTDGSPRTYENWRPNQPDNYFGSGEDCVVAIGHDDGQWNDVPCNYHLPFTCKAEHIQHTVMCGAPPAVEHASLIGASKESYPVNSTVRYQCDAGYGQRHLPFIRCMPSGQWEEPQVECTEDVNGRLHKRSLKRRSKGVSSQ; encoded by the exons ATGACTTccctgtttctgctgtttttgtccCTGCCCATCACCATGGCGATGTCAACTGTGAGCTATGATG AGATGGATGGCAAATTACACGTAAGCATCCCTGTAGAGACGCCTCTTCGCCCCCTGCTGGGTGGCAAAGTCATGGTGCCATGCTACTTCCAAGACAACACTGTCAACGACCCAGGAGCCCCCACCATCAGCCCACTCTCCCACCACATCAAATGGACCTTTGTCACTAAGGAACCCAGGAAAATGATCACCATCCTTCTAGCATCAGAAGGGAAAGTTAATGTGAAGCCAGAGTATGAAGACAGAGTGACAATGGTCAACTACCCCATGGTCCCCACAGATGCCTCCATAGAGCTGACAGAGCTTAGATCCAAAGACTCTGGAACCTACCACTGTGAGGTGATGCAAGGCATGGAGGACAGCTACAGCTCTGTGGACATCCTGGTTCAGG GTGTTGTGTTCCACTACCGTGCCATTACCAGTCGCTACACCTTGACGTTTGAGAAAGCCAAAGCCGCTTGTATTCAAAACAGTGCTGTCATCGCTACACCCGCACAGCTGCAGGCTGCTTTTGATGACGGATTCCAGCAGTGTGATGCCGGATGGCTGTCCGACCAAACAGTCAG GTACCCCATCCATGAGCCTCGCTGGCGTTGCTTTGGAGATAAGGAAAGCTTTCCTGGTGTAAGAACCTATGGTTTGAGAAATGTAAATGAGACCTACGATGTGTACTGTTTTGCTGAGAAGTTAACAG GTAAAGTCTTCTACTCAACATCAGTTGAAAAGTTTTCCTTCTATGAAGCACAAGATCAGTGTACCAAGCTCGGTGCCAGGCTAGCCACCACTGGAGAGCTTTACCTTGCCTGGAAGGATGGTATGGATGTCTGTAGCGCTGGTTGGCTGGGAGACAGAAGCGTCCGATATCCAATAAATGTTGCTCGACCTCTGTGTGGAGGGGGACTGGTGGGAGTCAGAACTGTCTACTTGTTTCCCAACCAGACTGGATACCCTTATCCAGACTACCGCTATGATGCCATTTGCTTCGGaa CTTTTTCCTTCTCAGCTGAAGATTTAATGCTGACGACACCTCCCCCGGGGATCTTTGGACTGACAGGTGATCCATCTCCGTCATCTGGGACTCATGAAATGAAGACAGGAGGTGTGGACATATTGCCCATTCAACCTAGTCCAACTGATAAAAAAAGTGAGTTTGGGATTTCAATCAAGCACATTTCTTCCACGG GTGTGGTGTTTCATTACCGACCCATCACAGGCCGGTACACTCTGACCTTTATGGAGGCTCAGCAAGCTTGCAGGAATATTGGGGCAGTCATCGCCAGCCCCCAGCAGCTACAGGAGGCTTATGAAAATGGACTAGACCAATGTGATGCCGGTTGGGTGAAAGACCAAACCGTTCG GTATCCAGTGGTGACACCAAGAAAACATTGTTATGGAAACCTGTACACACGCCCAGGAGTAAGATCTTACGGCTTCAGATCAGCAACAGAACGCTACGATGTATATTGTTATGTGGGGGGTTTGAATG GCGAGGTGTTCTTTGCCAGTGACTACGACAGCTTCTCCTACGAGGAGGCTGTGCAGCACTGCCAGAGCCTGAACTCCACCTTGGCCACCCCTGGTCAGCTCTATGCTGCCTGGAAACAAGGATTTGACAAGTGCAACCCAGGTTGGCTGATGGACCGCAGTGTCCGCTTCCCCATCACGATTCCCAAGTCGCAGTGTGGGGGTGGGCTGGTTGGTGTCCACACCATCCATGCATTTCCCAATCAGACGGGCTTCCCAGATGAGCACTCACGCTATGACGCCTACTGTTTCACAG CTAAAATTCCTGTTCTTCTTCAAAATGAAACCAGCGTAAATCGCACATTGATTGGTGATGTCATTAACAAGACTGTTATCTACAACCAGTTTGCCTTTACTG AAGCTCCAACATCTGAGCCCTCATTCACCAATGATACTGTTGGGGAGTCTGGCTCTACCAGCACCAGTGGGGAGGATTCTGGGACAGGACACAACATTAGCTTCAGTGGTCACACGAGTGGTGATTCTGGAGACCAGTCTTCCTCCGGAGGTCCACAAGAAGCGGAAGGAGGAAGTACTGTCAGCTTCGTGCCCGGAGTTTCGGGTAGTGGTTCTGCTTCTGGATCTGGGATTGACAGCTCTTCTGGTTCATCAGGATCAGTCTTCACCAGTGGAACTGGATCTGGAATTGGAACTGGATTTGGTAGTGGAAGTGGATCTAAAATTGGGACTGGATTTGGTAGTGGGAGTGGAAGTGGATCTCGAATTGGGAGTGGGTTTGGTAGTGGAAGTGGAAGCGGAAGTGGGAGTGGGGGCTTTAGTGGAAGTGGGGGTTTTAGTGGCAGTGGAGATTCACAGATCTTCTTTGTGGATGAAGAGATGGTGGAGGTAACAAAAACCCCAAAGCCCACTGAGAAAGAACTAGGCAAGGGAGGAATTGATTTCAGCGGAGGCTATTTTGGTACAAGCGGGTCTGGGTCAGGAGAATCATCATCCTCTGGATCAGGAGATGTGTCTGCGTCAGGTTCTGGAGATAGCATTTTCTTTATCGACCACAATGGCATTGATCTTACATCACATCAGTCTAAAGAGCAGGAAGCATCAGGAATTGATACTTCTGGATCAGGGTTCTTTAGTGGCTCCCCTAGAAGTTTCCCATCAGGCACATCAAGCAGTGGCTCTGCTTCTGGACAGTCTCCTGAACCGTATCCTGATATCATCTATCTAACCGATGATGTATTGAAAGTGGCTGCAACACCAAGGGCACACCAGGAGCATACTTCAGGTAGGGTGGAGGTGAGCGGCGAAGGTAGTGGGTCAGCCATTAGCCATGAAGTTAGAGGAACTTTGGATATATCAGGTAGTGGAGTCACTCCTGAAAAGCCTGCTGATACATCAACATACACAGAGTTTAGCTCAACTGTTGATCCATCTGGATCAGATGTGCTCAGTGAGGCGGAACACACAGAACCACCAGCTTATGCAGTGACTCCAGAAGTCGCTTACACAAGTCCTACCACCAAACCTTCCGTGTTATTGGCAACTCCTGCTGTCATGAAGATGCCAGACTTGATCGCAG GTGTCCAGGACTGTCCCGAAGAATGGGTGGAGTTTGGGGGCAGCTGTTACCTCCGGGTGGAGGATCGAAAGACTTGGTCGGATGCAGAGCAACACTGTCAGGAGCACAACAGTCACCTGGTCAGCATCAGCTCACAGGAAGAGCAGCACTTTATCAACG cCAACAGCAAAGATTACCATTGGATTGGACTAAATGATAAAGATGTGCAGAATGATTTCCGCTGGACAGATGGGAGCCCTCGG ACTTATGAGAACTGGAGGCCGAACCAGCCAGACAACTACTTTGGTTCTGGGGAGGACTGTGTCGTGGCGATTGGACACGACGATGGGCAGTGGAATGATGTGCCCTGCAATTACCACCTTCCTTTCACCTGCAAGGCTGAACACATCCAGCACACAG TTATGTGTGGAGCTCCTCCTGCAGTGGAACATGCAAGTCTGATTGGAGCCAGCAAAGAAAGTTACCCGGTCAACTCTACAGTCCGCTACCAGTGTGACGCTGGTTACGGGCAGCGCCACCTACCCTTCATACGCTGCATGCCGAGTGGGCAGTGGGAAGAGCCACAAGTGGAGTGTACGGAAG ATGTCAATGGTAGATTACATAAAAGGTCCCTGAAGAGAAGAAGTAAAGGCGTCAGCAGCCAATAG